One Streptomyces sp. L2 genomic window carries:
- a CDS encoding NYN domain-containing protein → MDRCIVLVDAGYLLGAAASLLAGEPSRSRITVDHTALIQALRERAESETGRPLLRIYWFDGAPDRVPQPEHRRLRVMPRVTVRLGALTRSDGRWAQKGVDAAMHAELTELARNRACSDVVLVTGDGDLLPGMMAAKEHGVAVHLWAVQAADGDYNQSEDLVAEADERRVLDRAWITQAVRARELTGVCAPQPATRPEIAAILSAPLPESGLSAAGERPAPETARPPAAAATENGAREQVPAAKGVPTPKDLAALRAPGAQAVQHPATATLRWSSDKGWVDRPGTVSEPPEIASMPTLAQLTTAEQRWADREEDITTVGGDPFEVGQVFARRWMSRLGDQSHVQRLSTMYPRIPHRVDGELLRYAARFGLLAHKDDQIDEHDRYAIRAGFWREFDVPATAEPAGTPD, encoded by the coding sequence GTGGACCGCTGCATCGTCCTGGTGGACGCCGGATATCTGCTGGGGGCCGCCGCCAGCCTTCTCGCCGGCGAGCCCTCCCGGTCCCGGATCACCGTCGACCACACCGCGCTGATCCAGGCCCTGCGCGAACGCGCGGAGTCCGAGACCGGGCGCCCCCTGCTGCGCATCTACTGGTTCGACGGCGCGCCCGACCGCGTCCCCCAGCCGGAGCACCGCCGGCTGCGCGTGATGCCCCGGGTCACCGTCCGGCTCGGCGCCCTCACCCGCAGCGACGGACGCTGGGCGCAGAAGGGCGTGGACGCCGCCATGCACGCCGAGCTGACCGAGCTGGCCCGCAACCGCGCCTGCTCCGACGTCGTCCTCGTCACCGGCGACGGCGATCTGCTGCCCGGCATGATGGCCGCCAAGGAGCACGGCGTCGCCGTCCACCTGTGGGCCGTACAGGCCGCCGACGGCGACTACAACCAGTCCGAGGACCTCGTCGCCGAGGCCGACGAACGCCGCGTGCTGGACCGGGCCTGGATCACCCAGGCCGTGCGCGCCCGGGAACTGACCGGCGTGTGCGCGCCACAGCCCGCGACCCGGCCCGAGATCGCCGCGATCCTCTCCGCGCCGCTGCCCGAGTCCGGGCTCTCCGCGGCCGGCGAACGGCCCGCCCCCGAGACCGCCCGCCCGCCGGCCGCCGCGGCGACGGAGAACGGCGCGCGGGAGCAGGTGCCCGCCGCCAAGGGCGTCCCCACGCCCAAGGACCTCGCCGCCCTGCGCGCGCCCGGCGCGCAGGCCGTGCAGCACCCGGCGACCGCGACCCTGCGCTGGTCCTCCGACAAGGGCTGGGTAGACCGGCCCGGCACGGTTTCCGAACCGCCCGAGATCGCCTCCATGCCGACGCTGGCCCAGCTGACCACCGCGGAGCAGCGCTGGGCCGACCGGGAGGAGGACATCACCACCGTCGGCGGCGACCCCTTCGAGGTGGGGCAGGTCTTCGCCCGCCGCTGGATGTCCCGGCTGGGCGACCAGAGCCATGTGCAGCGGCTGTCCACGATGTACCCGCGCATCCCGCACCGCGTCGACGGCGAGCTGCTGCGCTACGCCGCCCGGTTCGGCCTCCTCGCCCACAAGGACGACCAGATCGACGAGCACGACCGGTACGCCATCCGGGCCGGCTTCTGGCGCGAGTTCGACGTCCCGGCCACAGCCGAACCCGCGGGCACGCCGGACTGA
- a CDS encoding ABC transporter ATP-binding protein — MSTRAGQALRGDEVVRVRGLGKTYPAVKGRRGAAGTPEVRATDEVALDVRRGEIFGLLGPNGAGKSTLVRQLTGLLRPDTGSVEILGHDIVRHPERAARLLAYLGQESSALDELTVSLAAETTGRLRGLDATRARAERDAVLDELGLTPIAGRALKKLSGGQRRLACFAAALVGERPLLVLDEPTTGMDPVARRAVWAAVDRRRAERGTTVLLVTHNVIEAETVLDRVAVLDQGRVIACDSPAGLKERVAGEVRVELVWRDRAPLDVPEVAVLRERAVESGRRWTLRLAPEEARAAVATVTGGAAFAALDDFTLATPSLEDVYLALGGAARQGLVRT; from the coding sequence GTGAGTACGCGCGCGGGACAGGCACTTCGTGGTGACGAGGTCGTACGTGTGCGCGGGCTCGGCAAGACGTACCCGGCCGTGAAGGGGCGGCGCGGCGCGGCGGGGACACCCGAGGTGCGGGCCACCGACGAGGTGGCACTGGATGTGCGCCGCGGCGAGATCTTCGGGCTGCTCGGGCCGAACGGCGCCGGCAAGTCCACCCTCGTGCGGCAGCTCACGGGCCTGCTGCGGCCCGACACCGGCAGCGTGGAGATCCTCGGGCACGACATCGTGCGGCACCCCGAGCGGGCCGCCCGGCTCCTCGCCTACCTGGGGCAGGAGTCCTCCGCCCTGGACGAGCTGACCGTCTCCCTCGCCGCCGAGACCACCGGTCGCCTGCGCGGCCTGGACGCGACCCGGGCGCGGGCCGAGCGGGACGCCGTCCTCGACGAACTCGGCCTCACCCCGATCGCCGGCCGGGCCCTGAAGAAGCTGTCCGGCGGCCAGCGGCGCCTCGCCTGCTTCGCCGCCGCCCTCGTCGGCGAGCGCCCGCTGCTCGTGCTGGACGAGCCGACCACCGGCATGGACCCGGTGGCCCGGCGCGCGGTCTGGGCGGCCGTGGACCGGCGGCGGGCCGAACGCGGCACGACCGTGCTGCTCGTCACCCACAACGTCATCGAGGCCGAGACCGTGCTCGACCGGGTCGCCGTGCTCGACCAGGGCCGGGTCATCGCCTGCGACAGCCCCGCCGGGCTCAAGGAGCGGGTGGCCGGCGAGGTGCGTGTCGAGCTGGTGTGGCGGGACCGGGCGCCGCTGGACGTGCCCGAGGTGGCCGTCCTGCGGGAGCGTGCCGTGGAGTCCGGCCGGCGCTGGACGCTGCGGCTCGCCCCCGAGGAGGCCCGCGCCGCCGTCGCGACCGTGACCGGCGGCGCCGCCTTCGCCGCGCTGGACGACTTCACGCTCGCCACGCCCAGCCTGGAGGACGTCTACCTGGCGCTCGGCGGCGCGGCCCGGCAGGGTCTGGTGAGGACATGA
- a CDS encoding ABC transporter permease, which produces MSVVSAEVLPDGARTVPGTAPGAVAELGPRARLWPSLVAVYRAQLSRARVARIPLLFVATFQSVGIAVMMRGVVDSTSEAQSVVAGSSVLVVAYVALNLLSQYFGQLRASGGLDHYATLPVPPAAVVLGAAGAYASFTVPGTLVTAVFGCVLFGLPLSNLWVLLAVIPLAGAALSGLGAACGLLAPRPELATLLGQLGMSAALLLGVLPADRMPEAVRLARDLLPSTYGVEAYARTFGAHPDWAVALVDLGVCAGVGVVSLAVATWAYRRAAVR; this is translated from the coding sequence GTGAGTGTCGTATCCGCGGAGGTTCTGCCGGACGGTGCCCGGACCGTGCCCGGCACGGCACCGGGTGCCGTGGCCGAGCTGGGCCCGCGCGCCCGGCTGTGGCCGTCGCTGGTGGCCGTCTACCGGGCCCAGCTGTCCCGGGCCCGGGTCGCCAGGATCCCGTTGCTGTTCGTGGCGACCTTCCAGTCCGTCGGCATCGCCGTGATGATGCGGGGCGTCGTGGACAGCACGAGCGAGGCGCAGTCCGTGGTGGCCGGCTCGTCCGTGCTCGTCGTCGCCTACGTGGCGCTCAACCTGCTGTCGCAGTACTTCGGGCAGCTGCGGGCCAGCGGCGGCCTCGACCACTACGCCACCCTGCCCGTGCCGCCCGCGGCGGTCGTGCTCGGCGCGGCCGGGGCGTACGCGTCCTTCACCGTGCCGGGGACCCTGGTGACCGCCGTCTTCGGCTGCGTGCTGTTCGGGCTGCCGCTGTCCAACCTGTGGGTGCTGCTCGCGGTGATCCCCCTCGCGGGGGCCGCCCTGTCGGGCCTCGGCGCCGCCTGCGGGCTGCTCGCGCCCCGGCCCGAGCTGGCCACGCTGCTCGGTCAGCTGGGCATGTCGGCGGCGCTGCTGCTCGGCGTCCTGCCGGCGGACCGGATGCCCGAGGCCGTACGGCTGGCGCGGGACCTGCTGCCCTCCACCTACGGCGTGGAGGCCTACGCCCGGACATTCGGGGCACACCCCGACTGGGCCGTGGCCCTCGTCGATCTGGGGGTGTGCGCGGGTGTCGGAGTGGTCTCGCTGGCGGTGGCGACCTGGGCGTACCGCCGGGCCGCCGTCCGGTGA
- a CDS encoding AAA family ATPase yields MTAPLTPPPPPHEQSSSQTWQAPPAGTVGGMYEQDGPGMKTEVREAAVIAVAVALGGVLLGVLWWWLAPHVPLVGQHSGDSWVVYFKNPEDTEGEQAIGVDGTFTLLALAFGVVSAVAVFLLRRRGGVPLVAALGLGGLLGSVLAWRLGVWMGPDTDVIAHAKAVGAGVAFSTPLKLGAKGALLAWPLAAGVVHLGLTALFGPRDPEPGAPGEGGYGVPPA; encoded by the coding sequence GTGACCGCACCGCTGACTCCGCCTCCACCGCCGCACGAGCAGTCCTCCTCCCAGACCTGGCAGGCGCCGCCCGCCGGGACGGTCGGAGGCATGTACGAACAGGACGGCCCCGGGATGAAGACCGAAGTGCGGGAGGCCGCCGTGATCGCGGTGGCGGTGGCGCTGGGCGGTGTGCTGCTCGGGGTGCTGTGGTGGTGGCTGGCGCCGCACGTTCCCCTGGTCGGGCAGCATTCCGGCGACAGCTGGGTGGTGTATTTCAAGAACCCCGAGGACACCGAGGGCGAGCAGGCCATCGGCGTGGACGGAACGTTCACTCTGCTGGCACTGGCGTTCGGAGTCGTCAGCGCGGTCGCGGTGTTCCTGCTGCGACGGCGCGGCGGGGTGCCGCTGGTGGCGGCGCTGGGGCTGGGCGGCCTGCTCGGTTCGGTGCTGGCGTGGCGGCTGGGCGTGTGGATGGGGCCCGACACCGATGTGATCGCCCACGCGAAGGCGGTGGGGGCGGGGGTCGCCTTCTCGACGCCGCTGAAGCTGGGGGCGAAGGGGGCGTTGCTGGCGTGGCCGCTGGCCGCGGGGGTGGTGCATCTGGGGCTGACGGCGCTGTTCGGGCCGCGGGACCCTGAGCCGGGGGCTCCGGGTGAGGGTGGGTACGGGGTGCCGCCCGCGTAG
- the ybaK gene encoding Cys-tRNA(Pro) deacylase — protein sequence MAKKAKKQQAGGTPATVALTAAGADFTVHSYDHDPAHPSYGEEAAEAMGVSPDRVFKTLVADVDGSLTVAVVPVSGSLDLKALAAAVGGKRATMADPALAERTTGYVRGGISPLGQRKKLPTVLDDSARSHETIRVSAGRRGMEVELAPATLAALTGATMAPVGRTSSPSGV from the coding sequence ATGGCCAAGAAGGCGAAGAAGCAGCAGGCGGGCGGCACTCCGGCCACGGTGGCGCTGACGGCGGCGGGCGCGGACTTCACCGTCCACTCCTACGACCACGATCCCGCCCACCCCTCCTACGGCGAGGAGGCGGCCGAGGCGATGGGTGTCTCCCCCGACCGCGTGTTCAAGACCCTCGTGGCCGACGTCGACGGCAGTCTGACGGTGGCCGTGGTCCCGGTCTCCGGCTCCCTCGACCTCAAGGCCCTGGCGGCGGCGGTCGGCGGCAAACGCGCCACGATGGCCGACCCCGCCCTCGCCGAACGCACCACCGGCTACGTCCGCGGCGGCATCTCCCCCCTCGGCCAGCGCAAGAAGCTCCCCACGGTCCTGGACGACTCGGCCCGTTCCCACGAAACGATCCGCGTCTCGGCCGGCCGCAGGGGCATGGAGGTGGAGCTGGCCCCCGCAACCCTGGCAGCACTGACCGGCGCGACGATGGCACCGGTGGGCCGCACCTCCAGCCCGTCCGGCGTTTGA
- a CDS encoding LON peptidase substrate-binding domain-containing protein, translated as MTTVRLPLFPLNSALFPGLVLPLNVFEERYRAMMRELLKAPEDEPRRFVVVAIRDGHEVAPSEPGMPDPTAQPDRGAAAGFGPDPLKSLHSVGCVADAATVRERPDGTFEVLATGTTRVRLLSVDASGPFLTAELEELTEEPGDEAGALAEGVLRAFRQYQKRLAGARERSLSTGADLPDDPSVVSYLVAAAMVLDTPTKQRLLQAPDTASRLRDELRLLRAETAIIRSLPSLPAFELTRAPTSLN; from the coding sequence GTGACCACCGTCCGTCTGCCCCTCTTCCCGCTGAACTCGGCGCTGTTCCCGGGACTCGTCCTTCCTCTGAACGTCTTCGAGGAGCGCTATCGCGCCATGATGCGCGAACTCCTGAAGGCCCCCGAGGACGAGCCGCGCCGGTTCGTCGTCGTGGCGATCCGCGACGGCCACGAGGTGGCGCCGAGTGAGCCGGGCATGCCCGATCCGACTGCGCAGCCCGACCGCGGCGCGGCCGCGGGTTTCGGCCCCGACCCGCTCAAGAGCCTCCACTCGGTGGGCTGTGTGGCGGACGCGGCGACCGTGCGGGAGCGGCCCGACGGCACGTTCGAGGTGCTGGCGACCGGCACGACCCGGGTACGGCTGCTCTCCGTGGACGCCTCGGGCCCGTTCCTGACGGCGGAGCTGGAGGAGCTGACGGAGGAGCCCGGCGACGAGGCCGGCGCGCTCGCCGAGGGCGTCCTGCGGGCGTTCCGGCAGTACCAGAAGCGGCTGGCGGGCGCCCGCGAGCGCTCGCTGTCCACGGGGGCGGACCTGCCGGACGACCCGAGCGTGGTGTCGTACCTGGTGGCCGCCGCGATGGTGCTGGACACGCCGACGAAGCAGCGGCTGCTGCAGGCCCCGGACACGGCGTCCCGGCTGCGGGACGAGCTGAGACTGCTGCGCGCGGAGACGGCCATCATCCGTAGCCTGCCCTCGCTGCCCGCGTTCGAGCTGACGCGGGCGCCGACGAGTCTGAACTGA
- a CDS encoding oxidoreductase: MTEGTGLRVGDLPDGLPDDLTAVEAGMWQAFRSGSVYDLSSGDAEVDDPHGGQPWGPERSVRARVVCWLLLDGPPALAGRVSSLKLVGVRITGSLELAGGTVTPYVEMRGCRFDQQVLLPEARFTTVRLVDCSVPRLEAARVHTEGDLHLPRCRFRNGVRLTDAHIGTDLLLNQAVVHRDRSGRSIAADGMTVGQDLQAELLESHGEFSLRSAKVGVSLSLRGAKLANPYARLALNAPQLTVGRTLYLTPAGVGSPRLSGTTPARGTRVQRFECRGGVRLDDGRFGDAVDLERARFVLTDDQDLSLRRVQTPELRFLGDRPQRGKVLLSGARIVTLVDRASSWPGPGNLHMGGFTYEALVPRGPFPLNRRLDWVAAATAEYNPEPYERLAAVLRAAGEDEDAREVLLARQRRRRETLPLAGKFWGYLQDWTVAYGYRPGRAAVWMAVLWAAGTLAFAHADHPPINSGGHPAWSPALFALDLLLPVIDLGQAGQWQLRGAWQWLAAVMVLLGWILATTVAAGATRLLRRG, from the coding sequence GTGACCGAGGGAACCGGCCTGCGCGTCGGGGACCTGCCCGACGGCCTGCCGGACGACCTGACCGCGGTCGAGGCGGGCATGTGGCAGGCCTTCCGCAGTGGCAGCGTGTACGACCTGAGCAGCGGGGACGCGGAGGTGGACGACCCGCACGGCGGGCAGCCCTGGGGCCCCGAGCGCTCCGTGCGGGCGCGCGTGGTGTGCTGGCTGCTGCTGGACGGCCCGCCGGCGCTCGCGGGCCGGGTGTCCTCGCTGAAGCTCGTGGGCGTGCGGATCACCGGCTCGCTGGAGCTGGCGGGCGGCACGGTCACGCCGTACGTCGAGATGCGCGGCTGCCGCTTCGACCAGCAGGTTCTGCTGCCCGAGGCCCGGTTCACCACCGTGCGCCTGGTGGACTGCTCGGTGCCCCGCCTGGAGGCCGCCCGGGTGCACACCGAGGGCGACCTGCATCTGCCGCGCTGCCGCTTCCGCAACGGGGTACGGCTCACCGACGCGCACATCGGCACCGATCTGCTGCTCAACCAGGCGGTCGTGCACCGGGACCGCAGCGGCCGGTCCATAGCGGCGGACGGCATGACCGTCGGCCAGGACCTGCAGGCCGAGCTGCTGGAGTCGCACGGCGAGTTCAGTCTGCGCAGCGCCAAGGTCGGTGTCTCGCTGAGCCTGCGGGGGGCGAAACTGGCCAACCCCTACGCCCGTCTCGCGCTGAACGCGCCGCAGCTGACCGTCGGGCGCACCCTGTACCTGACCCCGGCCGGCGTCGGCAGCCCCCGGCTGAGCGGGACGACCCCGGCACGCGGGACGCGCGTCCAGCGGTTCGAGTGCCGGGGCGGGGTGCGGCTGGACGACGGGCGGTTCGGCGACGCCGTGGACCTGGAGCGGGCCCGGTTCGTCCTCACCGACGACCAGGACCTGTCGCTGCGCCGGGTGCAGACGCCCGAGCTGCGCTTCCTCGGGGACCGGCCGCAGCGCGGCAAGGTGCTGCTGTCCGGGGCGCGGATCGTCACCCTGGTGGACCGCGCGAGCAGCTGGCCGGGCCCCGGCAATCTGCACATGGGCGGCTTCACGTACGAGGCGCTGGTGCCGCGCGGGCCGTTCCCGCTGAACCGGCGCCTGGACTGGGTGGCCGCGGCGACCGCCGAGTACAACCCGGAGCCGTACGAGCGGCTGGCGGCCGTGCTGCGCGCCGCCGGGGAGGACGAGGACGCGCGCGAGGTGCTGCTCGCCAGGCAGCGCCGGCGGCGCGAGACGCTGCCGCTGGCCGGCAAGTTCTGGGGCTACCTCCAGGACTGGACGGTGGCGTACGGCTACCGGCCGGGCCGGGCGGCGGTGTGGATGGCGGTGCTGTGGGCGGCGGGCACGCTCGCCTTCGCGCACGCCGACCATCCGCCGATCAACTCCGGGGGGCATCCGGCCTGGAGCCCGGCGCTGTTCGCGCTGGACCTGCTGCTCCCGGTGATCGACCTGGGCCAGGCGGGGCAGTGGCAGCTGCGGGGGGCTTGGCAGTGGCTGGCTGCGGTGATGGTGCTGTTGGGGTGGATTCTGGCGACGACGGTTGCGGCGGGCGCGACTCGGTTGTTGCGGCGGGGGTGA
- the hisD gene encoding histidinol dehydrogenase — MISRIDLRGDALPEGPALRDLLPRADFDVAAALEKVRPICEAVHHRGDAALIDFAEKFDGVRLESVRVPEQALKDALEQLDPAVRAALEESIRRARMVHRAQRRATHTTQVVPGGSVTEKWVPVDRVGLYAPGGRSVYPSSVIMNAVPAQEAGVPSVALASPAQADFGGLPHPTILAACALLGVDEVYAAGGATAVAMFAHGTESCPPATMVTGPGNIWVAAAKRYFTGKIGIDAEAGPTEIAVLADSTADPVHVASDLISQAEHDPLAAAVLVTDSLALAEAVERELEPQVAATKHVEDRIRPALAGRQSAIVLVDGIEEGLKVVDAYGAEHLEIQTADAAAVADRVRNAGAIFVGPWAPVSLGDYAAGSNHVLPTGGCACHSSGLSVQSFLRGIHIVDYTEDALAEVAHHVVTLAEAEDLPAHGAAIKARFGWKVPASK; from the coding sequence GTGATCTCCCGAATCGATCTGCGCGGCGACGCCCTCCCCGAGGGCCCCGCCCTGCGCGACCTGCTGCCCCGAGCCGACTTCGACGTCGCGGCCGCCCTGGAGAAGGTGCGCCCGATCTGCGAGGCCGTGCATCATCGTGGCGACGCGGCGCTGATCGACTTCGCGGAGAAGTTCGACGGAGTCCGGCTGGAATCCGTCCGGGTCCCCGAGCAGGCCCTCAAGGACGCCCTGGAGCAGCTCGACCCGGCCGTGCGCGCGGCCCTGGAGGAGTCCATCCGGCGCGCCCGCATGGTCCACCGCGCGCAGCGCCGCGCCACACACACCACGCAGGTCGTGCCGGGCGGCTCGGTCACCGAGAAGTGGGTGCCGGTCGACCGCGTCGGGCTGTACGCGCCGGGCGGCCGCTCGGTCTACCCCTCCTCCGTGATCATGAACGCGGTGCCGGCGCAGGAGGCGGGCGTCCCGTCCGTCGCGCTCGCCTCACCCGCGCAGGCCGATTTCGGTGGGCTGCCGCACCCCACGATCCTCGCCGCGTGCGCCCTGCTCGGCGTCGACGAGGTCTACGCGGCCGGCGGCGCCACCGCCGTCGCGATGTTCGCGCACGGCACCGAGTCCTGCCCCCCGGCCACCATGGTCACCGGCCCCGGCAACATCTGGGTGGCCGCCGCCAAGCGCTACTTCACCGGGAAGATCGGCATCGACGCGGAGGCCGGTCCGACCGAGATCGCGGTCCTCGCCGACTCCACCGCGGACCCGGTGCACGTGGCCTCCGACCTGATCAGCCAGGCCGAGCACGACCCGCTGGCCGCGGCCGTGCTGGTCACCGACTCCCTCGCCCTGGCCGAGGCCGTGGAGCGGGAGCTCGAACCGCAGGTCGCGGCCACCAAGCACGTCGAGGACCGCATCCGGCCCGCCCTGGCCGGCCGGCAGTCCGCGATCGTGCTGGTCGACGGCATCGAGGAGGGCCTGAAGGTCGTCGACGCGTATGGCGCCGAGCACCTGGAGATCCAGACCGCCGACGCCGCCGCCGTGGCCGACCGCGTCCGCAACGCCGGCGCGATCTTCGTCGGCCCCTGGGCCCCCGTCTCGCTGGGCGACTACGCGGCCGGGTCCAACCACGTCCTGCCCACCGGCGGCTGCGCCTGCCACTCCTCGGGCCTGTCGGTGCAGTCCTTCCTGCGCGGCATCCACATCGTCGACTACACCGAGGACGCGCTGGCCGAGGTCGCGCACCACGTGGTCACGCTGGCGGAGGCGGAGGACCTGCCCGCGCACGGCGCGGCGATCAAGGCACGGTTCGGGTGGAAGGTACCGGCGAGCAAGTGA
- a CDS encoding histidinol-phosphate transaminase: protein MNDVSIDDLPVRDELRGKSPYGAPQLDVPVRLNTNENPYPLPEALVERITERVREAARNLNRYPDRDAVELRTELARYLTKTGGHPLGAENVWAANGSNEVIQQLLQTFGGPGRTALGFEPSYSMHALIARGTGTGWISGPRGEDFTIDLAAAERAIAEHRPDVLFLTTPNNPTGNAVPPATVLALYEAAQAAKPSMVILDEAYIEFSHGDSLLPLLEGRPRLVVSRTMSKAFGAAGLRLGYMAAHPAVVDAVQLVRLPYHLSAVTQATALAALEHTDTLLGYVEQLKAERDRLVTELRAIGYDVTESDANFVQFGRFEDAHRAWQKILDHGVLVRDNGVPGWLRVSAGTPEENDAFLDAVRELMKELYA, encoded by the coding sequence GTGAACGACGTGAGCATCGACGATCTCCCCGTACGGGACGAGCTGCGCGGCAAGTCCCCCTACGGCGCACCCCAGTTGGACGTGCCCGTCCGGCTGAACACGAACGAGAACCCCTACCCGCTGCCCGAGGCGCTCGTCGAGCGGATCACGGAGCGGGTCCGCGAGGCCGCCCGGAACCTGAACCGCTACCCCGACCGGGACGCGGTCGAGCTGCGCACCGAACTGGCCAGGTACCTGACGAAGACCGGCGGCCACCCGCTCGGCGCCGAGAACGTGTGGGCCGCCAACGGCTCCAACGAGGTCATCCAGCAACTGCTGCAGACCTTCGGCGGACCCGGCCGCACCGCGCTCGGCTTCGAGCCGTCGTACTCGATGCACGCGCTCATCGCGCGCGGTACCGGCACCGGCTGGATCTCCGGGCCCCGCGGCGAGGACTTCACGATCGACCTCGCCGCCGCCGAACGGGCGATCGCCGAGCACCGCCCGGACGTCCTCTTCCTCACCACCCCCAACAACCCCACGGGCAACGCGGTCCCGCCCGCCACGGTCCTCGCGCTGTACGAGGCCGCGCAGGCCGCGAAGCCGTCCATGGTGATCCTCGACGAGGCCTACATCGAGTTCAGCCACGGCGACTCGCTGCTGCCGCTGCTGGAGGGCCGGCCGCGTCTGGTCGTCTCCCGCACCATGTCGAAGGCCTTCGGCGCGGCCGGCCTGCGCCTCGGGTACATGGCCGCCCACCCCGCCGTCGTGGACGCCGTCCAGCTCGTCCGGCTGCCGTACCACCTGTCCGCCGTCACCCAGGCGACCGCCCTGGCCGCCCTGGAGCACACCGACACGCTGCTCGGCTACGTCGAGCAGCTGAAGGCGGAGCGCGACCGGCTGGTCACCGAGCTGCGCGCCATCGGCTACGACGTCACCGAGTCGGACGCCAACTTCGTCCAGTTCGGCCGGTTCGAGGACGCCCACCGGGCGTGGCAGAAGATCCTCGACCACGGCGTGCTGGTCCGGGACAACGGCGTACCCGGGTGGCTGCGGGTGTCCGCCGGCACCCCGGAGGAGAACGACGCGTTCCTGGACGCGGTCCGTGAGCTGATGAAGGAGTTGTACGCATGA
- the hisB gene encoding imidazoleglycerol-phosphate dehydratase HisB, whose amino-acid sequence MNRVGRVERTTKETSVVVEINLDGTGKTDIATGVGFYDHMLDQLGRHGLFDLTVKTDGDLHIDSHHTIEDTALALGAAFKQALGDKVGIYRFGNCTVPLDESLAQVTVDLSGRPYLVHTEPEKMAPMIGEYDTTMTRHILESFVAQAQVALHVHVPYGRNAHHIVECQFKALARALRYASERDPRAAGILPSTKGAL is encoded by the coding sequence ATGAACCGCGTTGGACGCGTGGAGCGCACCACCAAGGAGACCTCGGTCGTCGTCGAGATCAACCTCGACGGCACCGGGAAGACCGACATCGCCACCGGCGTCGGCTTCTACGACCACATGCTCGACCAGCTCGGCCGGCACGGTCTGTTCGACCTCACCGTGAAGACCGACGGCGACCTGCACATCGACTCCCACCACACCATCGAGGACACCGCCCTCGCGCTCGGCGCCGCCTTCAAGCAGGCCCTCGGCGACAAGGTGGGCATCTACCGCTTCGGCAACTGCACGGTCCCGCTGGACGAGTCCCTCGCCCAGGTCACCGTCGACCTGTCCGGCCGCCCGTACCTCGTGCACACCGAGCCCGAGAAGATGGCGCCGATGATCGGCGAGTACGACACGACGATGACACGGCACATCCTGGAGTCCTTCGTCGCCCAGGCCCAGGTCGCGCTGCACGTGCACGTACCCTACGGACGCAACGCGCACCACATCGTGGAGTGCCAGTTCAAGGCGCTCGCGCGGGCGCTGCGCTACGCCAGCGAGCGCGACCCGCGCGCGGCCGGCATCCTCCCGTCGACGAAGGGCGCGCTGTAA
- the hisH gene encoding imidazole glycerol phosphate synthase subunit HisH, with the protein MELSSPKRVVVFDYGFGNVRSAERALAREGADVEITRDFDTAMNADGLLVPGVGAFAACMKGLRAARGDWIVDRRLSGGRPVMGICVGMQILFSRGIEHGVEAEGLDEWPGTVEPLQADVVPHMGWNTVDAPADSRLFAGLDADARYYFVHSYAVHDWTLETHHAAMAAPKVTWSTHGKPFVAAVENGALWATQFHPEKSGDAGAQLLNNWIGTL; encoded by the coding sequence GTGGAGTTGAGCAGCCCCAAGCGGGTGGTCGTCTTCGACTACGGCTTCGGCAACGTCCGCTCCGCCGAGCGCGCCCTCGCGCGCGAGGGCGCCGACGTCGAGATCACCCGCGACTTCGACACGGCGATGAACGCCGACGGCCTGCTGGTGCCGGGCGTCGGCGCGTTCGCCGCCTGTATGAAGGGCCTGCGCGCGGCCCGCGGCGACTGGATCGTCGACCGCCGGCTGTCGGGTGGCCGCCCGGTCATGGGCATCTGCGTAGGCATGCAGATCCTCTTCTCGCGCGGCATCGAGCACGGCGTGGAGGCCGAGGGCCTGGACGAGTGGCCCGGCACGGTGGAGCCGCTCCAGGCCGACGTCGTCCCGCACATGGGCTGGAACACCGTCGACGCCCCGGCCGACTCCCGGCTGTTCGCCGGCCTGGACGCCGACGCCCGCTACTACTTCGTGCACTCCTACGCCGTCCACGACTGGACCCTGGAAACACACCACGCGGCGATGGCGGCGCCCAAGGTCACCTGGTCCACGCACGGCAAGCCGTTCGTGGCCGCCGTGGAGAACGGCGCCCTGTGGGCCACCCAGTTCCACCCCGAGAAGTCCGGCGACGCCGGAGCGCAGCTGCTGAACAACTGGATCGGAACCCTCTGA